The DNA sequence GTCCTTAGAAGGCTTAAGACCAAAAGCTTCCATAATGATTTCGCCGGTGATGACGGGCTTAAAATTGCGTAGGTGGTCCTGGGCTTCCACCTCCTTCAGCTTCTCCTCCACCTCGCCAAAATTGCGCAGGTAGCGGGCCTTGCGCTCGTGGTCCTTGCTGGTAATATCAGCCCGGCACAGCAGCATCAGCCGGTCGATGTCGTCGCCGGCCTCGAAAAGCAGGCGGCGCACGGCGGCGGCGGTCACGGTTTCCTTCACCAGCGCGATGGGGCGCAGGTGAAGGCGCACGAGCTTCTGCACCATGCGCATCTCCTCGCCCTGGGGCAATTTCATATCGGCGAAGATGCCCGGCACCCACCGGGCCCCCTTGTCCTCGTGGCCGTGAAACGTCCAGCCCTGGGCCGGAAAATACCGTTTGGTGGCGGGCTTGGCGATGTCGTGCAGCACTGCGGCCCAGCGCAGCCACAGGTCGCCGCCGGCCGCCGCCACGTTGTCGAGCACTTGCAGGGTGTGGTAAAAGTTATCCTTGTGTGTCTGCTTGCCCACTTTTTCCACCCCGTAAAGCTGCGCCATCTTCGGGAAGATGAGGTGCAGCAACCCGGTCTGGAACAGCAGCTTGAACCCATAGCTGGGCAGCGGCGACTCGATGATTTTGTTCAGCTCGGTCGTAATCCGCTCCTGCGACACAATCTTGATGCGCTCCTTGTTGCGCACAATGGCGTCGTAGGTATCGGGCTCAATATCAAAGCCCAGCTGCGAGGCAAAGCGCACGGCGCGCATCATCCGCAGCGGGTCGTCGGAAAACGTCACGTCGGGCCCCAGCGGCGTACGGATGGTCTGCGTGGCCAGGTCCTGCATCCCGCCGTAGCGGTCCACCAGGGCCCCAAAGTCGGCCGGGTTCAGGCTCAGGCCGAGGGCGTTGATGGTGAAATCGCGCCGGGCCAGGTCGTCTTCCAGGGTGCCGGTTTCCACTTCGGGCTTGCGGCTTTCGGCGCGGTAGCTTTCCTTGCGGGCCCCCACGAACTCAATTTCGCCGGCCTCCTGGGTGGGCAGCATAGCGGTGCCGAAGTTCTTGAACACCGTGACTTTGCCGCGACCCGGCAGGCGGCGGCCCACCTCCTGGGCCAAGGCGATGCCGTCGCCCACGGTCACCACGTCGATGTCTTTGCTGGGGCGGCCCAGGGCCAGGTCGCGCACATAGCCGCCAATCACGTATGCCGGCTGGCCGAGGGCCCCGGCCGCGGCGGCGATGGTGCGAAAAATGGGCAAATCGGGCAACTGGGGCGTGGTCATGGACGCAAAGGTCGGGCGCGGGCCCCAGTGCTGCGCCCCGGGGGTCCTAAAATTCCGCCGGCGCGTACCTTGCGTGCCGCCTACCGCGGCCCTTTTTGCCAGTCTGCCGAAACGGGTTGCCCCCATCTATTCCCCCAACCCGCAGGTTACGACCATGCCATTCAAATTCCTACCGCTCGCCCTGTGCGTACTGCTGATTGGGGCCCTGGCTGGGCCCCCCGCGGCGGCGCAACCGGCGTTGCTACGGGCGCTGCCCTCGCCGGTACTGCTGCGGGGCAACGCCCAAACGGCCTACCGCGATCCGGCCGCACTGTACCACCGCGGCACGTTTTACCTCTACTTCACGCTGGTGGAAACCGAGACCGACGGCCGGGTTTTTTCCTACATGGCCTACGCCAAAAGCCGCGATTTGAAGACCTGGACGCCGGCCCAAAAAATTACCGAGCGCAACCAAAACCTCGATTTTTCCAGCCCGGGCAACGTTATTCGCTACCGCAACGAGTGGGTGCTGTGCCTCCAAACCTACCCCCGCCCCAACTACACCGCCGCCCAGATGCCGCGCTTCGGCACCGGCGACGCGCGCCTGTTCCTTATGCGCAGCCCCGACCTGGAACACTGGAGCGCCCCGGCCCTGATGCGCGTGAAGGGCCCCGGCGTGGACGAGAAAAGCCTCGGCCGCATGATTGACCCTTACCTGCTGGCCGACCCGCACGAAAAGGGTAAATATTGGGTCTTCTACAAGCAAAACGGCGTCAGCCGCTCCTACTCCAACGACCTAGTGAACTGGACGTTTGCCGGCTCGGCCGAGTCGGGCGAGAACGTGTGCGTGCTCCGCGAAAAGGACGACTATGTGCTCTTCAACTCGCCCAAAAACGGCATCAACATCAAGCGCTCCCCCGACCTCCAGCACTGGACGGACTGGGGGCCCCTAATTACCCTGGGCCAGGGCCAGCCGGGCTGGGAGTGGGCGCAGGGCCGCCTCACCGCCGCCGCCGTGCTCGACCTGCGCCAGGTGCGCGGCATCGGCCAGTACCTCCTGTTCTTCCACGGCTCGGGGCCCCTCACCGAAGAGCAAGGCGACTTCGACAAGAACGCCTCCATCGGCCTGGCCTGGAGCACCGACCTGCGCACCTGGCACTGGCCCGGGCAAAGCGCGCCGTAGCGCGGGCGCTACTCGCGCACCACTTCCAGGGCCCCGCTGGGCCCCAGGCGCACCACCCGCGAGGGGGCTACGCGGGTCGCGTCGTCGCGCCGCCAGTTCACCACGTGGTCGGCGCCGCGCAGCAGGGCGGGGTCAATTTCATCGTACACGGCGGGGGCCGGCTGGCCGGGCTTGTTGGCCGACGTCGACACCACGCCGTGGCCCAGCCGCCGCACCATCTTAAAGCAAAATTCGTCGTGCACGATACGCAGGCCCACGGTGCCGTCGGGCCCCACCAGGCCGGGGGCGATGGCGCGGCTGGCGGGCAGGATGTAGGTCGTAGGGCGGGTTTGGGCGGCCAGGGCGGCCTCCAACTCGGTGGGCACCTGGGCGACGTAGCGGGCCAGCATGGCCAGGTCGGCCACCAGCACGATGCTGGGTTTGCCGACCTCACGCCCCTTCAGTTTGTACAATTTCTCGACGGCCGGCGGCACTTCGGCATCGCAGCCCAGGCCCCACACGGTATCGGTGGGGTACAGGATAACTTGCTGGAGCAGCAGCGTATCGACGGCGGCGTCTACTTCTTGCTGGAAATATTTCATAGGATCGCAGATTTAACGGATTTCTAGTGGATTTAACGGATTTTTTGGGATTCCGCCGCTGGGGGCCCTAAAAAATGGCCACCCCAACTGGCCCAAAGGACCGCCAAGACGAGCAGAACCCCAAAAAATCTGTTAAATCCACTAGAAATTC is a window from the Hymenobacter nivis genome containing:
- a CDS encoding CCA tRNA nucleotidyltransferase; the encoded protein is MTTPQLPDLPIFRTIAAAAGALGQPAYVIGGYVRDLALGRPSKDIDVVTVGDGIALAQEVGRRLPGRGKVTVFKNFGTAMLPTQEAGEIEFVGARKESYRAESRKPEVETGTLEDDLARRDFTINALGLSLNPADFGALVDRYGGMQDLATQTIRTPLGPDVTFSDDPLRMMRAVRFASQLGFDIEPDTYDAIVRNKERIKIVSQERITTELNKIIESPLPSYGFKLLFQTGLLHLIFPKMAQLYGVEKVGKQTHKDNFYHTLQVLDNVAAAGGDLWLRWAAVLHDIAKPATKRYFPAQGWTFHGHEDKGARWVPGIFADMKLPQGEEMRMVQKLVRLHLRPIALVKETVTAAAVRRLLFEAGDDIDRLMLLCRADITSKDHERKARYLRNFGEVEEKLKEVEAQDHLRNFKPVITGEIIMEAFGLKPSKDVGELKNAVLEAILEGTIKNEMAEAWAFLLQQGAARGLRPEGTSFHSPV
- a CDS encoding family 43 glycosylhydrolase, with the protein product MPFKFLPLALCVLLIGALAGPPAAAQPALLRALPSPVLLRGNAQTAYRDPAALYHRGTFYLYFTLVETETDGRVFSYMAYAKSRDLKTWTPAQKITERNQNLDFSSPGNVIRYRNEWVLCLQTYPRPNYTAAQMPRFGTGDARLFLMRSPDLEHWSAPALMRVKGPGVDEKSLGRMIDPYLLADPHEKGKYWVFYKQNGVSRSYSNDLVNWTFAGSAESGENVCVLREKDDYVLFNSPKNGINIKRSPDLQHWTDWGPLITLGQGQPGWEWAQGRLTAAAVLDLRQVRGIGQYLLFFHGSGPLTEEQGDFDKNASIGLAWSTDLRTWHWPGQSAP
- a CDS encoding L-threonylcarbamoyladenylate synthase; translation: MKYFQQEVDAAVDTLLLQQVILYPTDTVWGLGCDAEVPPAVEKLYKLKGREVGKPSIVLVADLAMLARYVAQVPTELEAALAAQTRPTTYILPASRAIAPGLVGPDGTVGLRIVHDEFCFKMVRRLGHGVVSTSANKPGQPAPAVYDEIDPALLRGADHVVNWRRDDATRVAPSRVVRLGPSGALEVVRE